The Rhodohalobacter barkolensis genome includes the window GTCTGTTTACACTTATCAGCCACGCCAGTATTCCGGTTTCATTTCTCATACTTTTGCCGCTCGTGGTGGACGGGACAATTAGCGGGCTTGTAATGACCGCTATTATCCTTGGATTGTTTTCGGTTTTTGAATCGCTTGAACCGATGGGGAATGCGTTACAGCATTTTTATGAATCGAAAGAAGCGGCGAGCCGTCTCAATGAAGTCACAAGAGAAGAGGAGCAGGACAGTGATGAATTAAAGATTGCCGAATTTAGCCCGAAGCACTATTCGATACATTTTGATAATGTATTTTTTGGCTACAACTCATCCCCGGTTTTGAATGGCTTTTCTCTGGAAGTTCAACAGGGAGAGCATGTGATTCTGAAAGGAGCTTCAGGATGTGGCAAGAGTACAGCTGCTCATCTTTTAGTAAAGTGGTTTGAACCCTGGCGTGGTAAAATTATGATAGGTGATCAAAATATCGGAGATTTTAGCGGAAAAGAGGTTCGCAAATTGATATCGGTTGTCAGTCAGAATACACGCCTGTTTAACACCTCTCTGCGAAATAATTTAAAAATTGCCCGGCCTGATGCAACGGATGAAGCTCTTGCCATGGCGTTGGAAAAGGTTGGTTTTAGCGAAGCTCTTCGAAGGTTACCTGAAGGTTTAAGCACTCAGGTAGGTGAATTGGGGCTGCGGTTGAGCGGGGGTGAACGTCAGCGGGTGTCTCTGGCAAGAGCCCTTCTCAAAGATGCCCCCATTTGGATTTTGGATGAACCTCTCTCCAGTCTGGACAGGAAAATGGCTGAAGAGATTATGCTCACCTTAAATGAATTGATTAAAGAGAAGACCGTTTTACATATCACTCATCAAAATAGCAGGTTCTTTACTGCTGATAAAGTATATCATATGGTTGATGGAGCCATAAAATTAGAAGCCATTGAACCTATCTAACAATACTGTTTCATACATAATAGTATATAAAAAAAGATAGGGATGTGATCCCTATCTTTTTATTCAATGATAAACCTCATACAAAAGTTAGTTAAGGTCTTTTCTGCAAAAATACCAGTCAACACATTCATATCCTTCATCGATGCGTTTTTCCGCTTCTTCAGCAGTTGCCGGTGGAGGTACGATTACTTTATCACCTGGCTCCCATCCTTCCGGTGTGGCTATTTTATGCTCATCAGAAGTTTGCAGAGATTTAACGAGTCGCAGCACTTCTTTTACAGAACGGCCGTTTGTCATCGGGTAATAGAGCATGGCTCTGAGTATCCCCTTATCATCTATAATAAATGTAGTACGAACCGCAGATGTATCACTTGCTCCGGGTTGAATCATGCCGTATGCATTCGCTACTTTCATCGATAAATCTTCGATAATCGGGAAAGGAATTTCTACCCCAAACTTCTCTTTGATATTTCGAACCCAAGCTAAGTGTGAATGAGTACTATCGATGGATAGCCCTAAAAGTTCTGTGTTGAGCTCATTGAAATTATCGGCATTTTCAGCAAATCCAATAAATTCAGTAGTGCAAACGGGAGTAAAATCTGCCGGATGCGAAAACAGAACTAACCATTTTCCTTCGTAGTCTTTAAGTGACTTAATTCCCTGTGTTGTTTTTGCTTCAAAATCCGGGGCCTTTTCATTTAGCCTCGGCATTGCTATAGGTTGTTGATCGTTCATGATTGTATGAGTTTAATTAATGTATGTACTTACTTGTTAATACATGTACATAATAATTAACTAAACGTCAGTTTGCCAATAGAATTTCCCTATATGAGGCATTTAAACCGATGATTCCAAGTTTTAGATTGGTGAGAAATAGGATAAAAAATTTTCTATGGTTAACTCAGTCTATCAAAATATATTTGACCTATGGTTAGTTTAGGAGCTTAAATCAGAATTTTTCAAACCCTCTCCTTATGACGATGTACCAAACTATCACGCAGCTCTTTCAATTTTTTAGTTAATCCAACCTTATAGGCATGCGGATTGTCGAATCGCTTAAACTCTTTGGGCAGTTTTTCAAGCTGTTGCCGGCTAAATTCAGCAATCTCATCGGTGGCCCTGGGTATTGAAATTCGCTTCCCATTTTCAACAACTTTCTCCAATAGGGGCTCTTTTGTAAACTCCGTCAATATACGTGACTGTTTAGGGTCAGATGGATGAACCATTATATCAAAATCATCTTCATCGGCCAGGGCTACAACTTCTCCTCCGTAAAAAGAGCCATCTTCATTGAAAAGCCGGTAGACCTGTTTTTTGCCGGGCAGGTTAATTTTACTTACCGTTTCAGAAAGCTTAAGACGAGGTTCTTCATTCGCATAGGAGAGTTTGTAAACGCCGTCAAGGGCAGAATCGGGCCGGCCGGTAACCAAACTTGTTCCCACTCCGAACAGGTCGATGGGTGCATTCTGGTTGAGTAAACTCTTGATAACTTCCTCATCAATCTGGTTGGATGCCGCAATTTTCACATAGTCTAACCCGGCTTCATCCAGCATTCTGCGCGACTCTTTGGCCAGCCAGGCCAGATCGCCGCTGTCGAGTCGGATTCCTTTGAGTTTTTCACCTCGCTCTTCCATCTCTTTGCCCACTTTGATCGCATTGGGTACACCGCTTTTCAATGTGTCGTAGGTATCGACAAGAAGTACACAGTCATGAGCCCGTACTTCTGCAAAGTCCCGAAATGAATCGATCTCTTCATCGTAGCGCTGAACAAAAGAGTGCGCCATGGTCCCCGATATGGGAATGTTGTAATCGCGACCACTGCGGACATTACTCGTAGAATTAAAACCGCCGATGACTGCTGCACGACTGGCTGCATACCCGCCGGTTCCCGGTGCACGCCTCAGTCCAAAATCCACCAATTTTCGATCTCCGGCAGCAAGCCTCATTCTGCTGGCTTTGGTAGCAATTAAAGACTGATAGTTGAGTGTATTGAGTGTTAACGTCTCGAGCAGTTGTGCTTCAATGATCGGTGCTTCCACGCTGAGTACCGGCCGATTAGGAAAGATCAGATCACCCTCTTTGGCTGAATAAATATTTCCCGAGAATTTAAAATCCTCCAAATAATCGAGAAACTCTTGGTCCATTCCTTCTTTTTCCAGCAGCTCTAAATCCTTTTGATCGAAACGAAGATTTTCAATGGCTTTCAGGAGATCTTCCAAACCCGCAAATATGGTGTACCCTCCTTCAAAGGGAAGTTTTCGGAAAAAGTAGTCAAATATGGCTGTCTCATTTTTCATCCCTTTGTGGAAATAGACCTGAGACATTGTTATTTGATATTGATCGGTGTAGGTCGCTGTGTAATCAAACATAAGCTGCTAATCATTTAGTGATAGATAATAAACAGGCGAAAATATTTATCTGAGATAATTTCTTTTCATTGCCAGTACTTTCTTCAACAGATCAGTTGAAACATCGAGCTCGTAATGATCTGAAAGATGTTGACGCATCTCTTCATTTTTGGCAGAGAGCATGTTATCGTCATTTAGAAATTCTAAAAGATCCTCTGTTGCCGCCCACTGGTAGATAAGCCACCTCCAGTCATCAAGGTAGTCTCCTACAAAATCGGCTTTCATCGAAGTGTTGCTTTTTTCGTGCAATACAGCTGTTCTAATTTCTCCTGCATCTAATGATTTAACATGGTCCACCGCTGCGATCAGGGTTTTTCCGGAATCGTTGACATCATCCACTATAAGAACGTTTTTACCCTTCAGATCAATATCGACCGGATCAGAAATATCGACCTCCTTGTGTTCTTTGGCACCGGTATAGTGTTTTATTTGAACAGCAGTGAGGGTTTTAATATTCAGAAAGTCGCATACCAACCTTGCAGGTGGAAAGCCGCCTCTGGCAATACCAATCACAACGTCAAAATTAAGAGAGGATTCGGTTATTTGATCAGAAATCTTGTAAGCCATTTCATAAACTTCGGAGAGCCCGACAATTCTTGCAGTAAAATCTTTATCCATTTTCTCTTTCGATTTCGTAAGCCAACAGGTTTAGTTTCTAATTCAAGGTACATGAAGAACTCTACTGTTCAAACATGTTTACTTTTGTCCTCATTCAATAAAAGGAAGACACACATCACTTTAAGATTCTTAACTAACATGTATGGAGCTTTTGGAAGACTTTGAAGAATTGGAGATCCTTCACTCTGTTCTGGATGACAACACTGGTTGGTTTCGAAAAGCCTTGATATCGGTGGTTGCTTATCTGAGGATCTTTAGCTAATTAAATGGCACAACAGCTCCATTTATAATCAAATTCAGGATAAATGAAAAAGATGTTACTATTGGCCGTTTTCCTATGTTCGGCCGCGGTGGTTTACGCTCAGGATATTCACTTAGATGTACAAAAGAAGGTATTAGATAACGGAGTAACTGTTCTGGTTTGGGAACGCGAATCGGCCGGGCGAATTGGTACCCGAATTTTTTACAAAGTGGACGTCGCTTCAGAGCGTCCCGGAACGGTAGGTTTGACTCACATGCTTGAGCATCACCTGTTCAAAGGTTCAGACCAGGTTGGTACTGAAAGTTGGGAACAAGAAAAAGAGATGGCTCATAGGGTTGAAAAACTGGAGCGGCAGATTACAGATGAAAAAAATCGAAATGCACCTTGTTATATTCAGCGGTCGGTATTTGCCGAGTTGGAAAATGACTGTCGCACTGAACGCCTGGATTCGCTGCAGACTGAGCTTGATCACGCAACCGAATTTCAAAACAACCTGGCACACACCACTTGGTACGATTGGGCGGTACAGTCGGCCGGAGGTACAAACTCTACTGCATCCACGGGCCGCGACTGGATGAAGTTCGATATTGATCTGCCTGCGAACAAACTGGAACTGTTTATGTGGACCGAACGCAGCCGTGTTGAGCATCCGGTATTTCGTCATTTTGAGCCTGAAAAGGAGGTTGTTGTCGATCAGATTCGCCGATATGATAATCAACCGGACGGTAAATTCTCCAGGGTGATGCGTTCACTTACTTACGATGCACATCCGTATGGCTGGGCACACTGGTTTAGTGATTTGACACAGGCTACGCGTGAGGATCACTGGGAGATTTTCTACAAATATTTCATTCCTCAAAATACTGTAATTGTGGTTGTTGGTGAAGTAGAGGCTGAAAAAGTTTTTGCGCTGGCAGATCAGTACTGGGGAAGTTGGGAAACAGGTAGACCTTCTCCGCGTTTAAGAACCGTGGAGCCGGAGCCGGTTGGGCAAAAAAGATTGCTTGTAGAAGCAGCCGCAGGTCCTTCTGTTGCGATGAATGTTCCAATGCCTGCTGTGGGTCACCCTGATGCACACGTATTTGATATTCTGGCAGAATTGCTTGGCGGCTCAGATGGATTTCTTGCACGTGAGCTCGTAAAGAGTCAAAATATTGCGACTAATTCAGGAGCTTCAGGCTGGACATCAAAATATCCGTCTCATTTTGAAATTCGGGTGGACGGTCGCAGCAACGACGATCTCGAAATAATTGAACAAGGTATCAACCGGGTATTAGATCAGATGGCAAGAGATAGTGTGAGCAGGAGTGATATTACCGCCGCACGCAGTCGTTTGGTGATGGATATGGCAGGCAGTTTACAGGCAATAGGCAGAAGTGCGGTTACCATCGGTTCCATGGAATCGATTTACGGCTGGGAGCATCTTAACCGGCTGCCTGAACTGTGGAATGAGGTAACCCCTGAAGACATCAGCCGAGTAATCTCAAAATACTTCAGCAAGAACATGCAGACTGTTGGGCACTTAATGAGAGAGGAGGCAGAAAGCGTTACTGCGCAGAATGGTCAGCCCGAACCTGAAAAGCTTCAGGGACGATTTAATGCCGGCAGTTTGAATGAGATAAGACCCGGTAACTGGCCTTTTGGCGGACCGATAGCTGAATTCTATCTCAATTCTATAACGAAAAAGCCGGCATCTGCAGTTGAAACTACTGTTAATGAACAAAAGCGTTTGTCCGAGGATGGAAATGAAGGTAATGGAGAGTCGACGGATTTTTCCGATCTAAGTGCTACAGAAATTATGCCAATCGCTGAACAGCCCTGGTATAGTCCGCCGTGGATGGCTGTCCGTCGTCCATCATCATTCAATGAACCCATGCCGGTAGATCATTTCAGTAAATTGGAATTCGACTCGGTTGAGTTTACTCCGCCATCCCCGGAGGATTATCGTGTATCTCTTGACAACGGACTGCAAGTATTTGTTGCTGACTCTGACCTGCTGCCGGTGGTTCAGGTTTCAGTCTTAGTGCGAACACCGGAATCTGCTGAGCCGGCTGGAAAACAGGGGCTGGCACGATTAACGGCCCAGCTGTTACGTGCAGGAGCAGATGAGAAGCTGACAGACAGACTCAATAATCTTGGGGCAAGTTTACAAATTCAATCGGAACCTAATTTGACGAAGATCACCAGTGTAGCTCCGTCTGAATCGGGTGCGGAAGTTATTGAAGCATTGGGATCTCTTTTGTCTTCTCCTGACTTCATAGAAGTATTTGATTCTGAGAAAAATCGTGAGGCTATTCGTGCTGACAGAAATGCTGATGATGCAGCTACAAAAGTTCGTAACCTATTTATGCAGGAACTCTATGGAGAGTCGCATCCATTTGGCAGAAAAGTTACCTCAGAAACAGTAAATGCTATTACGCTTGAGGATGTGGAACAGTGGTATCAAAAGTACTTTTATGGAGACAATATAACTATAGCTGTTTCCGGTGATGTAAAGAGAGAGGATGTAGAATCTGCAATAGGCGTATCAGGATTTTCTGACTTTCCGCCTGAACAGCAGGGGGACTCGTTTGTTGCTGAGTTTCAGGAAATGCCGGAGCTGGATGGGCATCAAATAGTTATCGAAGACATGGATATTCGCCAGGGTTTAGTTATGATTGGCCACAAAGGTATTGAAGGATTGCCCGAAGATCACGCTGCACTGGAAGTAATGCATCATATCCTTGCCGGAGGTGGTTTTATATCACGAATGATGGAGCTCCTGAGAACGCAGACCGGAATTACATCGGCACTATATGGTGAGGTGGAACCGGGGTTAGGTGCTCCTAATCCATATTTGTGGCGGTTTGGAGGAAACCCGGATACGATACTTGAAGGTGTGAGGCTGGCGCTTCAGCAAATACGCGTGATGAAAGAGGTGGGGGTAACAGAACAGGAATTCAGAGCCGCCCGCACGGCATACCTGGATGGACTTATACCGGCCTCCTACGATACACCACAGAAAATTGCTGAGCGTCTTACTCACCACGAATTGCTGGGAATTTTTGCATATCAGTCTCCACAGTATCTGAATTATTATGCCGGTTCCGAGACTGAGCTGGAAGCACTCAAAAATCTGACATGGGAGGATGTAAACCGGGCGGCTGAAAAATATCTGGACCCAGAGAATATGATTATTGTGATTGGCGGTCCCAAAGATCAAATTATGCAACCGGTAGACACTGACGTGGAAGAGTTTCTGGAATTATAGCTTGCTCTATATCCAGACTTGCTAAGAAGAGGCAAATGAACTTAAAATTCAGACGATAGTAAAACGGTCAATCCTTTTGGGGTTTGAGCATCAACCTTTTTAACCGACACTTTTTGGTTAAAGCAGGTCTCTGTGTACGTCTGTCCGACTTAAATGTCATCTTTATATTTTCCGTGCTAACATCAAAAAAATTGGAAATTGCTTTGTATCTCCCTGTTCATTCACCTCTTTTTCCATAGTATAGGCTGTTGAAAAGTTGATGTTTGTAAAGCCTGCATTTTTGGCTACGCTTGCGAGCTCTTTTTGGTCAAATCCTTTATGAACATCGTCAACATCGTGGCCGTGAAAGGATCCATCTTCCTTGTCGAGGTCGGCGATGCATAGATAGCCGCCGGGATTTAATAACTCATAAAATTGTTTGAGGATGAATCGAGTATCGGGGATGTGGTGGAGAGTCATCGATGTATAAACCAGATCAAATTTCTCACCGGGCAGCGGATCGTGGGTGAGATCCAGCCGGATGGGTTTCATATTATGGATAGACTTCTCTTTGATTTTTTCGCGCAGTACGTCGAGCATTCCGATTGAATTATCCGCTAATGTAATGGGGCCTATTTTATCACGGAGTTCAAAGCTGAGTTGTCCGGTTCCGCAGCCGTAATCAAAAGCAGATAGATCCGTTGAAAGAGGGACATGAGAACGGATCGCATTGGCTATGGCTCTTGCACGCTCCTGACTTTCCGGAGTGTCCCAGTCTTTGGCTTCATCATCAAATCGTGACATAGATGTTTTGTTGTAAGTTATGGGTTGAGTGTGTGTTTGAAATCATGCTTTGAAACTTAATGGTTCCTGCCTCTAACTTATCATGTTGTTGTTTCCGGCGTTCTCTGAAACGTTCTGATAACCTGTCCGATCACAAATGGAACCAGACTCATTCCAAGCAGAAGTAACCAACCGGACCGTCCGGGATCACGAGTTTTAAGAACATCGGATAAACCGGGCAGGTATACAGCCGCAAGCAGCAGAACAATACATAGCAGAATTGATCCGGCCACGTAGCGATTCATTATAATCTCATTTGAAAAAAACCGGGTGCCGGGACTTCGGAGATTGAAAACAAACCAAAGTTTTCCGAAGGCAAGGGTTAGAAATGAAATGGTTACGGCTTGTTCCTGTTCAAAGCCCAGCTGATAAACTGCCAGTGCAAGGGCTATAAGTACAGATGCAGATATGATGATCGACCACCCAGCGATTGCAAGCCAGTGTCTATCCGTCAGAACCGGTTCATTCTTCTGATGAGGGCTTTGATTCATAATCCCCGGTTCTCCTTTGCCCATTCCCAGGGCAAGCGCAGGGAAAACGTCCGTGATCACATTCAGGTAGAGAATCTGCAGGGGCAGCAGTGGAAGCGGGAAAAACAGAAACCCGCCGATGATTGTGGCAATGGTCACCACAAGAACTTCAGCCACATTGGTACACATTATAAACATGACCGACTTACGTATATTTTCAAAAATAATCCGCCCGTATTTTACAGCAGACACAATGGTTTTGAAGGCATCGTCCAGAAGAACCATATCTGAAATCTGGCGTGCAGCATCCGTCCCGCGTTTCCCCATGGCTACACCAATGTCTGCTTTTTTCAGTGCAGGTGTGTCATTAATTCCGTCACCGGTCATGGCCACAACATTGCCCTCCTTTTGCATCATATTAATCAGATGCATTTTTTGAGTCGGATTCACTCGTGCAAAAATGTTTGTGCCGATCATCTCCTCGCGTTCCGGATCAGACATTTTATCCGGATCCTTTAAGTTTCTGCCGTGTACAACTGTAGGACTTTCCTCTTCCGTAATTCCCGTTTCCTTGGCTATGGCTGATGCAGTCGGGGCCTGATCACCGGTAACCATAATGACCCGAATTCCGGCGGACTGACATTCACTGATTGCCGGGCCGACATCGTCCCTTGCCGGATCGAGCAGACCGATCAGGCCCAGAAATCGCAACTCTTTGTAAGGTTCTTCCTCCTTACTGTTCACTCTTTTGTCGGCCACGGCCAGAAGCCGTAATCCGTTCTCTGCAAGTTTCTCCGACTGTTTCAGCCACTTTTTCTTGTCCTCTTCAGTCAGTGGTGTATCCGAACCGGAATCCGTCCCGATTATCGTTGAACAGACATCAAGCAGTTTTTCAGGAGCTCCCTTTACTGCCACCTCAATATCACCTTTACCTTGGTGATAGGTCGCCATCATCATGGTATCAGAATCGAAGGCCTCCTCTCTGATTTCCTTTTTCTCTTCAACTAATTTTTCACGGTCTATATTCATCAATAACCCGGCCCTCAGAAGTGCAACTTCGGTTGGATCTCCCTGCTCTTCCTCGGGGATAAGATCGTCGTCTTCATCCAATACAGATGCGTTATTACACAAGACTCCAACCTCAAGGATTCGTCTTAAAATTTCATCTTCCCGGTTTTCTTTACCCTCACCGTTTTCCTCATTTTCTAAATTGAATTCACCTGAGGGAGCGGCAATGGTATGAATGCTCATATGGTTTTCTGTAAGTGTGCCCGTTTTATCAGTAAAGATGATGCTTGTTGCGCCCAGTGTTTCCACGGCCTGAAGTTTGTTGATCAGGGCATTCTTTTTGGCAAGCAGGTGCATACCGCGGGCAAGAGCAATGGTCGTTACGATGGGCAATCCTTCCGGTATTGCCGCAATTCCAAGGGCAATTGCGGTCTCAATCATAACCCGGGGATCCTGCCCTACGATAAACCCTGCAACTGCAATTAAAACCGCGATACTGATGGTGATCCACGCGAGTTTTTTACCGAGGTTATCCAGCTTTTTTTGAAGGGGCGTAGCTTCCTTTTCTGCACTTTCTGCCAGCTCTGAGATTCTGCCGAGTTCAGTATTCATTCCGGTCCCGGTCACAACCCCAAGGCCGGATCCATCTGTAACAACGGTTCCTTTAAATGCTATACAGGTCTGTTCTGCAAGAACACTGTCGGCTTCAACTTTTTCCGTCTTTTTTTGAACCGGTACGGATTCCCCGGTGAGAGCGGATTCATTGATTTGCAGGTTATTGGATTCAATAATCCGGATATCTGCCGGTACAAGGTCACCGCTTTCGAGGATGATAATGTCGCCCGGGACAAGTGTTTCGGTGTCGGTTTCCTCCTCTGTTCCATTCCTCCGAACCCGTATTTTATCTTTATGAATATGGCGGAGAGCTTCCATGGAACGCGTTGCCTTCAGCTCTGTAAAAAAACCGATAAGCGTGTTGACCAGCAAAACAGCCGAAACTGCAATTCCTTCCGCAAGATGCTGAAAAGCAAAGGCAAGGATAGCCGCGATGAGCAGAACCAGAATGACGATACTTTTAAACTGATCGATCAGGATTTTTAAATTGCTGCGTGTGGTTGCTTTGCGCAGCCGATTGGGGCCATATTTCTGTTTTCTCTTGCGATATGTCTGTTTGGAAAGACCTCTATTGGAATCACTCTCAAGGCTTTCCAGGGTCTCTTCAACTGACTTGTGATGATAGTCTTGATTCTGAATCCTGTTCATTCGGTTGTTTGTGAGAATAAACTTGATGGCACGATTATTACCCGCCTGTAACAGTAAACTACTACAGAATGATCAAGGAATACAACCAAAAGATTACCGAAAATATTTATCCGGTATCATTGAACTTGGTTAAAGAGGGTTGTGCAGAACCTGAGCTGTCATTCTGAACGCAGTGAAGAATCTTGTTTTAAAACCGATACATACATAAAAGATTCTTCCCCCAAAGTGTCGGGGTCAGAATGACAAATTCTAAAGGTTCTGCAAAGCCCTCTTAAGATCTGTTTGACAGGTTGGATATCAGTCAGCTGAAGGATCCGGGAAAATATTGGTTACTCTTTCAGAAACTGAAATGTATCTACCATTT containing:
- a CDS encoding phosphoribosyltransferase, encoding MDKDFTARIVGLSEVYEMAYKISDQITESSLNFDVVIGIARGGFPPARLVCDFLNIKTLTAVQIKHYTGAKEHKEVDISDPVDIDLKGKNVLIVDDVNDSGKTLIAAVDHVKSLDAGEIRTAVLHEKSNTSMKADFVGDYLDDWRWLIYQWAATEDLLEFLNDDNMLSAKNEEMRQHLSDHYELDVSTDLLKKVLAMKRNYLR
- a CDS encoding nicotinate phosphoribosyltransferase; protein product: MFDYTATYTDQYQITMSQVYFHKGMKNETAIFDYFFRKLPFEGGYTIFAGLEDLLKAIENLRFDQKDLELLEKEGMDQEFLDYLEDFKFSGNIYSAKEGDLIFPNRPVLSVEAPIIEAQLLETLTLNTLNYQSLIATKASRMRLAAGDRKLVDFGLRRAPGTGGYAASRAAVIGGFNSTSNVRSGRDYNIPISGTMAHSFVQRYDEEIDSFRDFAEVRAHDCVLLVDTYDTLKSGVPNAIKVGKEMEERGEKLKGIRLDSGDLAWLAKESRRMLDEAGLDYVKIAASNQIDEEVIKSLLNQNAPIDLFGVGTSLVTGRPDSALDGVYKLSYANEEPRLKLSETVSKINLPGKKQVYRLFNEDGSFYGGEVVALADEDDFDIMVHPSDPKQSRILTEFTKEPLLEKVVENGKRISIPRATDEIAEFSRQQLEKLPKEFKRFDNPHAYKVGLTKKLKELRDSLVHRHKERV
- a CDS encoding peroxiredoxin; its protein translation is MNDQQPIAMPRLNEKAPDFEAKTTQGIKSLKDYEGKWLVLFSHPADFTPVCTTEFIGFAENADNFNELNTELLGLSIDSTHSHLAWVRNIKEKFGVEIPFPIIEDLSMKVANAYGMIQPGASDTSAVRTTFIIDDKGILRAMLYYPMTNGRSVKEVLRLVKSLQTSDEHKIATPEGWEPGDKVIVPPPATAEEAEKRIDEGYECVDWYFCRKDLN
- a CDS encoding class I SAM-dependent methyltransferase produces the protein MSRFDDEAKDWDTPESQERARAIANAIRSHVPLSTDLSAFDYGCGTGQLSFELRDKIGPITLADNSIGMLDVLREKIKEKSIHNMKPIRLDLTHDPLPGEKFDLVYTSMTLHHIPDTRFILKQFYELLNPGGYLCIADLDKEDGSFHGHDVDDVHKGFDQKELASVAKNAGFTNINFSTAYTMEKEVNEQGDTKQFPIFLMLARKI
- the cydC gene encoding thiol reductant ABC exporter subunit CydC; translated protein: MNDLKEILIEFTRFKGRVSLSLFLGIMTVTTGVGLIAASGYLISWAALRPPILDLILVLVAVRFFGISRAAFRYAERLFSHDLTFRILKNLRVHFYQKVEPLLPAKAIRFKSADLLTRFSDDVDQLQEFYLKTVSPTLIALFFITVTAIVLSIYSVTLSVIVFILMIVNAAFMPFLVRYKAGQSARELSVSSARLGQYMSDHIRGSADLMFSGQYSDWMKRGEEVIDELSEVQKTRARAFSMESGLFTLISHASIPVSFLILLPLVVDGTISGLVMTAIILGLFSVFESLEPMGNALQHFYESKEAASRLNEVTREEEQDSDELKIAEFSPKHYSIHFDNVFFGYNSSPVLNGFSLEVQQGEHVILKGASGCGKSTAAHLLVKWFEPWRGKIMIGDQNIGDFSGKEVRKLISVVSQNTRLFNTSLRNNLKIARPDATDEALAMALEKVGFSEALRRLPEGLSTQVGELGLRLSGGERQRVSLARALLKDAPIWILDEPLSSLDRKMAEEIMLTLNELIKEKTVLHITHQNSRFFTADKVYHMVDGAIKLEAIEPI
- a CDS encoding M16 family metallopeptidase; this encodes MKKMLLLAVFLCSAAVVYAQDIHLDVQKKVLDNGVTVLVWERESAGRIGTRIFYKVDVASERPGTVGLTHMLEHHLFKGSDQVGTESWEQEKEMAHRVEKLERQITDEKNRNAPCYIQRSVFAELENDCRTERLDSLQTELDHATEFQNNLAHTTWYDWAVQSAGGTNSTASTGRDWMKFDIDLPANKLELFMWTERSRVEHPVFRHFEPEKEVVVDQIRRYDNQPDGKFSRVMRSLTYDAHPYGWAHWFSDLTQATREDHWEIFYKYFIPQNTVIVVVGEVEAEKVFALADQYWGSWETGRPSPRLRTVEPEPVGQKRLLVEAAAGPSVAMNVPMPAVGHPDAHVFDILAELLGGSDGFLARELVKSQNIATNSGASGWTSKYPSHFEIRVDGRSNDDLEIIEQGINRVLDQMARDSVSRSDITAARSRLVMDMAGSLQAIGRSAVTIGSMESIYGWEHLNRLPELWNEVTPEDISRVISKYFSKNMQTVGHLMREEAESVTAQNGQPEPEKLQGRFNAGSLNEIRPGNWPFGGPIAEFYLNSITKKPASAVETTVNEQKRLSEDGNEGNGESTDFSDLSATEIMPIAEQPWYSPPWMAVRRPSSFNEPMPVDHFSKLEFDSVEFTPPSPEDYRVSLDNGLQVFVADSDLLPVVQVSVLVRTPESAEPAGKQGLARLTAQLLRAGADEKLTDRLNNLGASLQIQSEPNLTKITSVAPSESGAEVIEALGSLLSSPDFIEVFDSEKNREAIRADRNADDAATKVRNLFMQELYGESHPFGRKVTSETVNAITLEDVEQWYQKYFYGDNITIAVSGDVKREDVESAIGVSGFSDFPPEQQGDSFVAEFQEMPELDGHQIVIEDMDIRQGLVMIGHKGIEGLPEDHAALEVMHHILAGGGFISRMMELLRTQTGITSALYGEVEPGLGAPNPYLWRFGGNPDTILEGVRLALQQIRVMKEVGVTEQEFRAARTAYLDGLIPASYDTPQKIAERLTHHELLGIFAYQSPQYLNYYAGSETELEALKNLTWEDVNRAAEKYLDPENMIIVIGGPKDQIMQPVDTDVEEFLEL
- a CDS encoding cation-translocating P-type ATPase — protein: MNRIQNQDYHHKSVEETLESLESDSNRGLSKQTYRKRKQKYGPNRLRKATTRSNLKILIDQFKSIVILVLLIAAILAFAFQHLAEGIAVSAVLLVNTLIGFFTELKATRSMEALRHIHKDKIRVRRNGTEEETDTETLVPGDIIILESGDLVPADIRIIESNNLQINESALTGESVPVQKKTEKVEADSVLAEQTCIAFKGTVVTDGSGLGVVTGTGMNTELGRISELAESAEKEATPLQKKLDNLGKKLAWITISIAVLIAVAGFIVGQDPRVMIETAIALGIAAIPEGLPIVTTIALARGMHLLAKKNALINKLQAVETLGATSIIFTDKTGTLTENHMSIHTIAAPSGEFNLENEENGEGKENREDEILRRILEVGVLCNNASVLDEDDDLIPEEEQGDPTEVALLRAGLLMNIDREKLVEEKKEIREEAFDSDTMMMATYHQGKGDIEVAVKGAPEKLLDVCSTIIGTDSGSDTPLTEEDKKKWLKQSEKLAENGLRLLAVADKRVNSKEEEPYKELRFLGLIGLLDPARDDVGPAISECQSAGIRVIMVTGDQAPTASAIAKETGITEEESPTVVHGRNLKDPDKMSDPEREEMIGTNIFARVNPTQKMHLINMMQKEGNVVAMTGDGINDTPALKKADIGVAMGKRGTDAARQISDMVLLDDAFKTIVSAVKYGRIIFENIRKSVMFIMCTNVAEVLVVTIATIIGGFLFFPLPLLPLQILYLNVITDVFPALALGMGKGEPGIMNQSPHQKNEPVLTDRHWLAIAGWSIIISASVLIALALAVYQLGFEQEQAVTISFLTLAFGKLWFVFNLRSPGTRFFSNEIIMNRYVAGSILLCIVLLLAAVYLPGLSDVLKTRDPGRSGWLLLLGMSLVPFVIGQVIRTFQRTPETTT